Proteins encoded within one genomic window of Cardiocondyla obscurior isolate alpha-2009 linkage group LG27, Cobs3.1, whole genome shotgun sequence:
- the LOC139112199 gene encoding uncharacterized protein isoform X2 has protein sequence MNASINAVSPLVNILRKIFYAYFIRLWKINCFLECPVGFFNKFKPSFLFPQSAKTVHQRKLIFIKVLKVTGKRYVTAANQRDHPEFRGSRRSLSDHSWCKRKILVPSTPDSTDTLQSEFRFGALGTKGSRRKLTKETVRRPGEAAKVSLTIPGARENSSTYPVLQIALTLCRVNSGMSCVRI, from the exons atgaatgccagtattaatgctgtgtctccattggtgaatattttacgcaaaatattttatgcttattttattcgtttgtggaagatcaactgtttcctcgagtgtccggttggattttttaacaaatttaaaccgtcttttttattcccacaaagtgccaagactgtgcatcaacggaaactaatttttataaaagttttaaaagtgacag gcaaaagatacgtgacggcagctaaccaacgagaccatccggagttccggggaagccgcagaagtctctctgaccattcctggtgcaagagaaaaatcctcgtacccagtactccagatagcactgacactttgcagagtgaattcag gtttggcgctttggggacgaaaggttcgcgacggaaactaaccaaggaaaccgtccggagacccggggaagccgcaaaagtctctctgaccattcctggtgcaagagaaaattcctcgacttacccagtactccagatagcactaacactttgcagagtgaattcaggtatgtcatgcgttagaatttaa
- the LOC139112199 gene encoding uncharacterized protein isoform X1, producing the protein MNASINAVSPLVNILRKIFYAYFIRLWKINCFLECPVGFFNKFKPSFLFPQSAKTVHQRKLIFIKVLKVTGKRYVTAANQRDHPEFRGSRRSLSDHSWCKRKILVPSTPDSTDTLQSEFRFGALGTKGSRRKLTKETVRRPGEAAEVPLTIPGTRENFSTYPVLQIALTLCRVNSGMSCVRI; encoded by the exons atgaatgccagtattaatgctgtgtctccattggtgaatattttacgcaaaatattttatgcttattttattcgtttgtggaagatcaactgtttcctcgagtgtccggttggattttttaacaaatttaaaccgtcttttttattcccacaaagtgccaagactgtgcatcaacggaaactaatttttataaaagttttaaaagtgacag gcaaaagatacgtgacggcagctaaccaacgagaccatccggagttccggggaagccgcagaagtctctctgaccattcctggtgcaagagaaaaatcctcgtacccagtactccagatagcactgacactttgcagagtgaattcag gtttggggctttggggacgaaaggatcgcgacgaaaactaaccaaggaaaccgtccggagacccggggaagctgcagaagtccctctgaccattcctggtacaagagaaaatttttcgacttacccagtactccagatagcactaacactttgcagagtgaattcaggtatgtcatgcgttagaatttaa